A DNA window from Anastrepha obliqua isolate idAnaObli1 chromosome 5, idAnaObli1_1.0, whole genome shotgun sequence contains the following coding sequences:
- the LOC129247184 gene encoding eukaryotic translation initiation factor 4E-binding protein Mextli isoform X5, producing MAHIGRTVKNVEAPRPLKSQSRSSLKNNYMLIEELIQLIESVALNLQSGINNTEPMAALVQNLRIHGPQLETVSKDTLDRAFVVFRNASQDERLNIMTRLNLLELIELRAKGWEDNGFNSYYKTKQVTNIDLPDGLVDPTQTGFLSTSPTFGGAGAAAAAAIAAVGSAQQTQLLLAPGEVIRNSGKFPKPTKIPGKTYCKDEVVIRNADSGKVMGIKGRRVHMIEELSETIISFQRVNPGAKERLVQITGPTEEKINYAKQLIEDTIRRNASPVRLDPAMGSGHAGGGGSCSSLASSNSDEAVTPRTPGAGGAGNSSLANRLSFNSAQNFMTASAAAAAAAAAAAAQQQQVMNMMGAVVGSTSTPTAAAAAAAAGKVLRPNQQMLLHSFSTNDASLGEYKYTVNVGQHLIKITGDCCDLVRVAKLVLDDYFSSAEFLASVEAGAAFDGSIVSPISTPSTPMAAPQFMMGTPLHAAAPPLADSGIGLNYMAAQGVNSNVYDFDDEVFADTNASGQSNGLSRSRRSHFSRKDSTPEAAANSTVARGKNENITAGFVSSDSARIVHEYEHLLYYAKSPHSWALPGEWQKICEKFPAIVRNKDLADESNRFDGKKYLELVKSASKRNIASATDETTADTENQENE from the exons atggcGCACATTGGACGTACAGTGAAAAATGTTGAGGCGCCACGCCCATTAAAATCACAATCACGCTCATCACTGAAAAACAACTACATGCTCATTGAAGAGCTAATTCAGCTTATTGAGAGTGTTGCGTTGAATCTACAATCGGGCATCAATAATACGGAACCAATGGCCGCACTAGTGCAAAACCTGCGCATACACGGTCCACAGCTGGAGACGGTATCGAAAGATACACTAGATCGTGCTTTCGTTGTTTTCCGTAATGCTTCGCAGGACGAACGCTTAAATATTATGACGAGACTGAATTTGCTCGAATTGATAGAGTTACGCGCCAAAGGCTGGGAGGACAATGGCTTCAATTCGTACTATAAAACCAAGCAAGTAACGAACATCGAT tTACCCGATGGACTTGTTGATCCAACACAAACCGGGTTCCTAAGCACCTCCCCCACATTCGGTGGGGCTGGCGCCGCCGCTGCAGCCGCAATAGCCGCTGTTGGTTCCGCGCAGCAGACGCAACTCCTGTTGGCACCGGGTGAGGTCATACGAAATTCGGGAAAGTTTCCGAAACCAACTAAAATACCAGGCAAAACTTATTGTAAAGACGAAGTGGTCATACGTAATGCGGATTCGGGAAAAG TAATGGGCATTAAAGGCAGACGTGTTCATATGATTGAGGAGTTAAGTGAAACGataatttccttccaaagag TAAATCCTGGAGCTAAGGAACGTCTGGTGCAAATTACGGGACCAACtgaggaaaaaattaa CTATGCGAAACAACTCATCGAGGACACTATACGTCGCAACGCTTCACCTGTGCGTCTGGACCCCGCTATGGGTAGCGGCCATGCTGGTGGCGGTGGTTCATGTTCTTCACTGGCATCTTCCAATTCCGATGAGGCTGTTACACCACGTACACCGGGCGCAGGTGGTGCTGGCAATAGCAGTTTAGCCAATCGTCTGAGCTTCAATTCAGCGCAAAATTTCATGACTGCCTCTGCGGCAGCGGCggccgcagcagcagcagctgctgcacaacagcaacaagtcaTGAATATGATGGGTGCCGTCGTTGGTAGCACTTCCACACCTACGGCTGCTGCCGCAGCTGCAGCTGCTGGTAAAGTGTTGCGTCCCAATCAGCAAATGTTATTGCATTCATTTTCCACCAATGATGCTTCTTTAGGTGAATACAAATACACGGTGAACGTGGGTCAGCATCTTATCAAAATCACCGGTGATTGTTGCGATCTTGTGCGG GTTGCAAAATTAGTATTGGATGATTACTTTAGCAGCGCCGAGTTCTTAGCTTCAGTGGAGGCAGGGGCTGCCTTTGATGGTAGTATTGTAAGTCCTATTTCAACACCGTCCACGCCTATGGCTGCACCACAGTTCATGATGGGCACACCTTTGCATGCCGCTGCACCACCACTGGCGGATAGCGGTATCGGCTTGAATTATATGGCCGCACAGGGTGTAAACAGTAATGTGTACGATTTTGATGATGAAGTATTTGCCGATACAAATG CTTCAGGTCAAAGCAATGGTTTATCGCGTTCACGTAGAAGTCACTTCTCACGCAAGGACTCTACACCTGAAGCGGCAGCTAACTCAACAGTTGCGCGtggcaaaaatgaaaacataacTGCTGGTTTCGTCAGCAGCGATTCGG CACGAATTGTTCACGAATACGAGCATTTGTTGTACTATGCGAAGAGTCCCCATTCCTGGGCACTCCCTGGGGAGTGGCAGAAAATATGCGAAAAGTTCCCAGCCATCGTACGCAATAAG
- the LOC129247184 gene encoding eukaryotic translation initiation factor 4E-binding protein Mextli isoform X4: MAHIGRTVKNVEAPRPLKSQSRSSLKNNYMLIEELIQLIESVALNLQSGINNTEPMAALVQNLRIHGPQLETVSKDTLDRAFVVFRNASQDERLNIMTRLNLLELIELRAKGWEDNGFNSYYKTKQVTNIDLPDGLVDPTQTGFLSTSPTFGGAGAAAAAAIAAVGSAQQTQLLLAPGEVIRNSGKFPKPTKIPGKTYCKDEVVIRNADSGKVMGIKGRRVHMIEELSETIISFQRVNPGAKERLVQITGPTEEKINYAKQLIEDTIRRNASPVRLDPAMGSGHAGGGGSCSSLASSNSDEAVTPRTPGAGGAGNSSLANRLSFNSAQNFMTASAAAAAAAAAAAAQQQQVMNMMGAVVGSTSTPTAAAAAAAAGKVLRPNQQMLLHSFSTNDASLGEYKYTVNVGQHLIKITGDCCDLVRVAKLVLDDYFSSAEFLASVEAGAAFDGSIVSPISTPSTPMAAPQFMMGTPLHAAAPPLADSGIGLNYMAAQGVNSNVYDFDDEVFADTNASGQSNGLSRSRRSHFSRKDSTPEAAANSTVARGKNENITAGFVSSDSARIVHEYEHLLYYAKSPHSWALPGEWQKICEKFPAIVRNKVTQLTATTGTVTNTAPILRVASITTNTTISTPTTSTTANTPNTFPNIASNNIYNPFGSATVGAVVVSANVTISSLNMSTKNSNMVAQAQSPTILTQTQTQHQANMHMHPGSQLTHNRQQYELQTPLHIKRKGFFNRQIVSIDEEGYDALRHQQQHLQQQYHTDRHYNNANVGANSLFHRPYSQRADANANSSNNQQTHYQLQQQQHQQKIMSVRSGPTTGSFSYANMPYSSGGATPPPVQAPPTNNVSATFNNGNTNDTNGSSYAFVNTDNKPQKLLSKQIKMISSIMESSLVNEPAEEATKSLESNDNGVKGNADVTAAAEREKVKMDDEDNDTDVEFVSETKYMETEIVITADVVANQRRAIERPKFMREYRSNSTCD; this comes from the exons atggcGCACATTGGACGTACAGTGAAAAATGTTGAGGCGCCACGCCCATTAAAATCACAATCACGCTCATCACTGAAAAACAACTACATGCTCATTGAAGAGCTAATTCAGCTTATTGAGAGTGTTGCGTTGAATCTACAATCGGGCATCAATAATACGGAACCAATGGCCGCACTAGTGCAAAACCTGCGCATACACGGTCCACAGCTGGAGACGGTATCGAAAGATACACTAGATCGTGCTTTCGTTGTTTTCCGTAATGCTTCGCAGGACGAACGCTTAAATATTATGACGAGACTGAATTTGCTCGAATTGATAGAGTTACGCGCCAAAGGCTGGGAGGACAATGGCTTCAATTCGTACTATAAAACCAAGCAAGTAACGAACATCGAT tTACCCGATGGACTTGTTGATCCAACACAAACCGGGTTCCTAAGCACCTCCCCCACATTCGGTGGGGCTGGCGCCGCCGCTGCAGCCGCAATAGCCGCTGTTGGTTCCGCGCAGCAGACGCAACTCCTGTTGGCACCGGGTGAGGTCATACGAAATTCGGGAAAGTTTCCGAAACCAACTAAAATACCAGGCAAAACTTATTGTAAAGACGAAGTGGTCATACGTAATGCGGATTCGGGAAAAG TAATGGGCATTAAAGGCAGACGTGTTCATATGATTGAGGAGTTAAGTGAAACGataatttccttccaaagag TAAATCCTGGAGCTAAGGAACGTCTGGTGCAAATTACGGGACCAACtgaggaaaaaattaa CTATGCGAAACAACTCATCGAGGACACTATACGTCGCAACGCTTCACCTGTGCGTCTGGACCCCGCTATGGGTAGCGGCCATGCTGGTGGCGGTGGTTCATGTTCTTCACTGGCATCTTCCAATTCCGATGAGGCTGTTACACCACGTACACCGGGCGCAGGTGGTGCTGGCAATAGCAGTTTAGCCAATCGTCTGAGCTTCAATTCAGCGCAAAATTTCATGACTGCCTCTGCGGCAGCGGCggccgcagcagcagcagctgctgcacaacagcaacaagtcaTGAATATGATGGGTGCCGTCGTTGGTAGCACTTCCACACCTACGGCTGCTGCCGCAGCTGCAGCTGCTGGTAAAGTGTTGCGTCCCAATCAGCAAATGTTATTGCATTCATTTTCCACCAATGATGCTTCTTTAGGTGAATACAAATACACGGTGAACGTGGGTCAGCATCTTATCAAAATCACCGGTGATTGTTGCGATCTTGTGCGG GTTGCAAAATTAGTATTGGATGATTACTTTAGCAGCGCCGAGTTCTTAGCTTCAGTGGAGGCAGGGGCTGCCTTTGATGGTAGTATTGTAAGTCCTATTTCAACACCGTCCACGCCTATGGCTGCACCACAGTTCATGATGGGCACACCTTTGCATGCCGCTGCACCACCACTGGCGGATAGCGGTATCGGCTTGAATTATATGGCCGCACAGGGTGTAAACAGTAATGTGTACGATTTTGATGATGAAGTATTTGCCGATACAAATG CTTCAGGTCAAAGCAATGGTTTATCGCGTTCACGTAGAAGTCACTTCTCACGCAAGGACTCTACACCTGAAGCGGCAGCTAACTCAACAGTTGCGCGtggcaaaaatgaaaacataacTGCTGGTTTCGTCAGCAGCGATTCGG CACGAATTGTTCACGAATACGAGCATTTGTTGTACTATGCGAAGAGTCCCCATTCCTGGGCACTCCCTGGGGAGTGGCAGAAAATATGCGAAAAGTTCCCAGCCATCGTACGCAATAAGGTAACACAGCTCACTGCCACAACAGGCACTGTTACTAATACAGCACCGATATTACGTGTTGCTTCCATTACTACCAATACTACTATTTCTACTCCTACTACTAGTACCACTGCAAATACGCCAAATACTTTTCCAAATATTGCtagtaataatatatataatccgTTTGGTAGTGCCACAGTTGGCGCCGTTGTCGTTAGTGCAAATGTGACTATTAGTAGTTTAAATATGTCCACAAAGAATTCAAATATGGTAGCGCAGGCACAATCGCCCACAATTCTTACACAAACACAGACACAGCATCAGGCTAATATGCACATGCACCCTGGTAGTCAACTTACACATAACCGTCAGCAGTATGAACTGCAAACACCATTACATATCAAGCGGAAAGGTTTCTTTAACCGTCAAATTGTTAGTATAGACGAAGAGGGCTATGATGCACTGCGACATCAGCAGCAGCATTTGCAACAGCAATACCACACCGATCGTCACTATAATAATGCAAATGTTGGTGCAAACAGTTTATTTCACCGTCCGTATAGCCAAAGAGCCGACGCAAATGCCAATAGCAGCAACAATCAACAAACTCACTATCagttgcagcaacaacaacaccaacaaaaaattatgtctGTCCGTTCAGGTCCTACAACCGGCAGTTTTAGCTATGCTAATATGCCATATAGCAGTGGTGGTGCAACACCCCCACCAGTACAAGCACCACCTACCAATAATGTATCCGCCACTTTTAATAATGGCAACACCAATGATACTAATGGCAGCTCCTATGCATTTGTCAATACAGACAATAAGCCACAAAAATTGTTAAGTAAACAAATCAAAATGATTTCCTCCATTATGGAAAGCAGTTTAGTTAATGAGCCGGCCGAggaagccaccaaatctcttgaatCGAATGATAATGGAGTCAAAGGTAATGCTGACGTAACTGCTGCGGCTGAAAGGGAAAAAGTGAAGATGG ATGATGAAGATAACGATACTGATGTTGAGTTTGTCAGCGAAACAAAATATATGGAGACAGAAATTGTAATCACTGCTGATGTTGTGGCAAATCAGAGGCGTGCCATTGAGCGCCCTAAGTTTATGCGCGAGTATCGCTCAAATTCTACATGCGATTAA
- the LOC129247184 gene encoding eukaryotic translation initiation factor 4E-binding protein Mextli isoform X7 — protein sequence MAHIGRTVKNVEAPRPLKSQSRSSLKNNYMLIEELIQLIESVALNLQSGINNTEPMAALVQNLRIHGPQLETVSKDTLDRAFVVFRNASQDERLNIMTRLNLLELIELRAKGWEDNGFNSYYKTKQVTNIDLPDGLVDPTQTGFLSTSPTFGGAGAAAAAAIAAVGSAQQTQLLLAPGEVIRNSGKFPKPTKIPGKTYCKDEVVIRNADSGKVNPGAKERLVQITGPTEEKINYAKQLIEDTIRRNASPVRLDPAMGSGHAGGGGSCSSLASSNSDEAVTPRTPGAGGAGNSSLANRLSFNSAQNFMTASAAAAAAAAAAAAQQQQVMNMMGAVVGSTSTPTAAAAAAAAGKVLRPNQQMLLHSFSTNDASLGEYKYTVNVGQHLIKITGDCCDLVRVAKLVLDDYFSSAEFLASVEAGAAFDGSIVSPISTPSTPMAAPQFMMGTPLHAAAPPLADSGIGLNYMAAQGVNSNVYDFDDEVFADTNASGQSNGLSRSRRSHFSRKDSTPEAAANSTVARGKNENITAGFVSSDSARIVHEYEHLLYYAKSPHSWALPGEWQKICEKFPAIVRNKDLADESNRFDGKKYLELVKSASKRNIASATDETTADTENQENE from the exons atggcGCACATTGGACGTACAGTGAAAAATGTTGAGGCGCCACGCCCATTAAAATCACAATCACGCTCATCACTGAAAAACAACTACATGCTCATTGAAGAGCTAATTCAGCTTATTGAGAGTGTTGCGTTGAATCTACAATCGGGCATCAATAATACGGAACCAATGGCCGCACTAGTGCAAAACCTGCGCATACACGGTCCACAGCTGGAGACGGTATCGAAAGATACACTAGATCGTGCTTTCGTTGTTTTCCGTAATGCTTCGCAGGACGAACGCTTAAATATTATGACGAGACTGAATTTGCTCGAATTGATAGAGTTACGCGCCAAAGGCTGGGAGGACAATGGCTTCAATTCGTACTATAAAACCAAGCAAGTAACGAACATCGAT tTACCCGATGGACTTGTTGATCCAACACAAACCGGGTTCCTAAGCACCTCCCCCACATTCGGTGGGGCTGGCGCCGCCGCTGCAGCCGCAATAGCCGCTGTTGGTTCCGCGCAGCAGACGCAACTCCTGTTGGCACCGGGTGAGGTCATACGAAATTCGGGAAAGTTTCCGAAACCAACTAAAATACCAGGCAAAACTTATTGTAAAGACGAAGTGGTCATACGTAATGCGGATTCGGGAAAAG TAAATCCTGGAGCTAAGGAACGTCTGGTGCAAATTACGGGACCAACtgaggaaaaaattaa CTATGCGAAACAACTCATCGAGGACACTATACGTCGCAACGCTTCACCTGTGCGTCTGGACCCCGCTATGGGTAGCGGCCATGCTGGTGGCGGTGGTTCATGTTCTTCACTGGCATCTTCCAATTCCGATGAGGCTGTTACACCACGTACACCGGGCGCAGGTGGTGCTGGCAATAGCAGTTTAGCCAATCGTCTGAGCTTCAATTCAGCGCAAAATTTCATGACTGCCTCTGCGGCAGCGGCggccgcagcagcagcagctgctgcacaacagcaacaagtcaTGAATATGATGGGTGCCGTCGTTGGTAGCACTTCCACACCTACGGCTGCTGCCGCAGCTGCAGCTGCTGGTAAAGTGTTGCGTCCCAATCAGCAAATGTTATTGCATTCATTTTCCACCAATGATGCTTCTTTAGGTGAATACAAATACACGGTGAACGTGGGTCAGCATCTTATCAAAATCACCGGTGATTGTTGCGATCTTGTGCGG GTTGCAAAATTAGTATTGGATGATTACTTTAGCAGCGCCGAGTTCTTAGCTTCAGTGGAGGCAGGGGCTGCCTTTGATGGTAGTATTGTAAGTCCTATTTCAACACCGTCCACGCCTATGGCTGCACCACAGTTCATGATGGGCACACCTTTGCATGCCGCTGCACCACCACTGGCGGATAGCGGTATCGGCTTGAATTATATGGCCGCACAGGGTGTAAACAGTAATGTGTACGATTTTGATGATGAAGTATTTGCCGATACAAATG CTTCAGGTCAAAGCAATGGTTTATCGCGTTCACGTAGAAGTCACTTCTCACGCAAGGACTCTACACCTGAAGCGGCAGCTAACTCAACAGTTGCGCGtggcaaaaatgaaaacataacTGCTGGTTTCGTCAGCAGCGATTCGG CACGAATTGTTCACGAATACGAGCATTTGTTGTACTATGCGAAGAGTCCCCATTCCTGGGCACTCCCTGGGGAGTGGCAGAAAATATGCGAAAAGTTCCCAGCCATCGTACGCAATAAG
- the LOC129247184 gene encoding eukaryotic translation initiation factor 4E-binding protein Mextli isoform X6, whose translation MAHIGRTVKNVEAPRPLKSQSRSSLKNNYMLIEELIQLIESVALNLQSGINNTEPMAALVQNLRIHGPQLETVSKDTLDRAFVVFRNASQDERLNIMTRLNLLELIELRAKGWEDNGFNSYYKTKQVTNIDLPDGLVDPTQTGFLSTSPTFGGAGAAAAAAIAAVGSAQQTQLLLAPGEVIRNSGKFPKPTKIPGKTYCKDEVVIRNADSGKVMGIKGRRVHMIEELSETIISFQRVNPGAKERLVQITGPTEEKINYAKQLIEDTIRRNASPVRLDPAMGSGHAGGGGSCSSLASSNSDEAVTPRTPGAGGAGNSSLANRLSFNSAQNFMTASAAAAAAAAAAAAQQQQVMNMMGAVVGSTSTPTAAAAAAAAGEYKYTVNVGQHLIKITGDCCDLVRVAKLVLDDYFSSAEFLASVEAGAAFDGSIVSPISTPSTPMAAPQFMMGTPLHAAAPPLADSGIGLNYMAAQGVNSNVYDFDDEVFADTNASGQSNGLSRSRRSHFSRKDSTPEAAANSTVARGKNENITAGFVSSDSARIVHEYEHLLYYAKSPHSWALPGEWQKICEKFPAIVRNKDLADESNRFDGKKYLELVKSASKRNIASATDETTADTENQENE comes from the exons atggcGCACATTGGACGTACAGTGAAAAATGTTGAGGCGCCACGCCCATTAAAATCACAATCACGCTCATCACTGAAAAACAACTACATGCTCATTGAAGAGCTAATTCAGCTTATTGAGAGTGTTGCGTTGAATCTACAATCGGGCATCAATAATACGGAACCAATGGCCGCACTAGTGCAAAACCTGCGCATACACGGTCCACAGCTGGAGACGGTATCGAAAGATACACTAGATCGTGCTTTCGTTGTTTTCCGTAATGCTTCGCAGGACGAACGCTTAAATATTATGACGAGACTGAATTTGCTCGAATTGATAGAGTTACGCGCCAAAGGCTGGGAGGACAATGGCTTCAATTCGTACTATAAAACCAAGCAAGTAACGAACATCGAT tTACCCGATGGACTTGTTGATCCAACACAAACCGGGTTCCTAAGCACCTCCCCCACATTCGGTGGGGCTGGCGCCGCCGCTGCAGCCGCAATAGCCGCTGTTGGTTCCGCGCAGCAGACGCAACTCCTGTTGGCACCGGGTGAGGTCATACGAAATTCGGGAAAGTTTCCGAAACCAACTAAAATACCAGGCAAAACTTATTGTAAAGACGAAGTGGTCATACGTAATGCGGATTCGGGAAAAG TAATGGGCATTAAAGGCAGACGTGTTCATATGATTGAGGAGTTAAGTGAAACGataatttccttccaaagag TAAATCCTGGAGCTAAGGAACGTCTGGTGCAAATTACGGGACCAACtgaggaaaaaattaa CTATGCGAAACAACTCATCGAGGACACTATACGTCGCAACGCTTCACCTGTGCGTCTGGACCCCGCTATGGGTAGCGGCCATGCTGGTGGCGGTGGTTCATGTTCTTCACTGGCATCTTCCAATTCCGATGAGGCTGTTACACCACGTACACCGGGCGCAGGTGGTGCTGGCAATAGCAGTTTAGCCAATCGTCTGAGCTTCAATTCAGCGCAAAATTTCATGACTGCCTCTGCGGCAGCGGCggccgcagcagcagcagctgctgcacaacagcaacaagtcaTGAATATGATGGGTGCCGTCGTTGGTAGCACTTCCACACCTACGGCTGCTGCCGCAGCTGCAGCTGCTG GTGAATACAAATACACGGTGAACGTGGGTCAGCATCTTATCAAAATCACCGGTGATTGTTGCGATCTTGTGCGG GTTGCAAAATTAGTATTGGATGATTACTTTAGCAGCGCCGAGTTCTTAGCTTCAGTGGAGGCAGGGGCTGCCTTTGATGGTAGTATTGTAAGTCCTATTTCAACACCGTCCACGCCTATGGCTGCACCACAGTTCATGATGGGCACACCTTTGCATGCCGCTGCACCACCACTGGCGGATAGCGGTATCGGCTTGAATTATATGGCCGCACAGGGTGTAAACAGTAATGTGTACGATTTTGATGATGAAGTATTTGCCGATACAAATG CTTCAGGTCAAAGCAATGGTTTATCGCGTTCACGTAGAAGTCACTTCTCACGCAAGGACTCTACACCTGAAGCGGCAGCTAACTCAACAGTTGCGCGtggcaaaaatgaaaacataacTGCTGGTTTCGTCAGCAGCGATTCGG CACGAATTGTTCACGAATACGAGCATTTGTTGTACTATGCGAAGAGTCCCCATTCCTGGGCACTCCCTGGGGAGTGGCAGAAAATATGCGAAAAGTTCCCAGCCATCGTACGCAATAAG